Part of the Nicotiana sylvestris chromosome 5, ASM39365v2, whole genome shotgun sequence genome is shown below.
GACAAACCTTTCCACCCCTTGAGAGTGACCGGAGAGGGAACTGTGGTCAAAAGCAAAAAGAGGAAAGTCACTTCCACAGCCACAGGTTCAGAGTCAGCCCCTCAAGGGCCATTCGGGATACTTAACTCCGAGCTTCAATCAATTAAGGAGTTAGTATCGCAGCTTCCGAGTGTGCCCTCCTCCTCACAGCCTGGCCCTTCTTACTTCTCCAGGGAAGATATGCAGGGTTACTTGGATGCTAAAAAACGCCAGGAAGAGAACATGAAGAAAATGACAGCATCAGTGACCAAACTGGAGGGAGCCTATGCCACTTTGGCCAAGGCCCATGCTGACCTTCAGGCGAACTttcagaaggagaagaagaagaacaagaaaaagaacaaatTCATGGTCAAGATGTGGAGAGGCATCAAAGCCATTTTCAAGTGGGGACAACCAGATGCAAAGATTCCAGTGGCAGCAGAAGACGATAGTGCGGAGTATTCATTCCTTTCACAGTCTGCTAGTGATGGTggcgatgatgatgatgatgatgatgaggagacAGATGATGATGGAGCCACGAGTGCAGCTCAGCATTGATCAGCCGTCCTCCCACAGTCTGCTAGTCTGATGCATGACTGATGCAGACCTCAGGGAGACCCTCAAACTT
Proteins encoded:
- the LOC104231117 gene encoding uncharacterized protein, translating into MRQYLREYSREKDAGLMFPSLITRLCTRAEVAICPTDRWLPADKPFHPLRVTGEGTVVKSKKRKVTSTATGSESAPQGPFGILNSELQSIKELVSQLPSVPSSSQPGPSYFSREDMQGYLDAKKRQEENMKKMTASVTKLEGAYATLAKAHADLQANFQKEKKKNKKKNKFMVKMWRGIKAIFKWGQPDAKIPVAAEDDSAEYSFLSQSASDGGDDDDDDDEETDDDGATSAAQH